The following are from one region of the Paenibacillus sp. KS-LC4 genome:
- the asnB gene encoding asparagine synthase (glutamine-hydrolyzing), whose amino-acid sequence MCGISGIIRYGNGSDPTDREISSMMEQIGHRGPNQSGIQIMDRAALGFNRLSIVDIEDGAQPMTNENGQVWLVFNGEIYNYKELKQQLQSKGHQFRNRTDSEIIVHLYEEYGIDCLHHLRGMFSFAIWDRREQRLFAARDHFGIKPFYYSQEEHQFLFSSELKGLLAVSGQAPHVDYASMMHYLTFQYVPQPQTMFIGVHKLEPGHFMLVDREGRITKRRYWEPVFEPEQRPIGTFIEEIKAVLHDSVKLHRQGDVPLGSFLSGGIDSSVIAALSMQEQLTKTFSVGFAGERNENEYARTAANVIGSKHYEEVITPEQFFANTQKAVWHMDEPVADPSAIALYSLSQLAGKQVTVVMSGEGADELFGGYRIYGEPRSLRPVSWLPNGMKSRLHRMVERVPLAFRGKNYLLRGFSPIEQRFYGNAKLFNEKDKQQITQLNPERFEAMQPSASLTSDVYYNSRHLDDVTRMQLIDVNFWLPGDILMKADKMSMAHSLELRVPFLDKEVFEVARKIPAEYKLANGTTKYVLREAMRGILPEPLLQRPKLGFPIPLRKWLHGKIGDQMLEQISLVPQWFNVHAARLMLMQHREGKGDYSRKLWALYIFAVWHSTFIGPYSFGQARTQQLQKSTNRLLAKGIKI is encoded by the coding sequence ATGTGTGGAATTTCCGGAATCATCCGATATGGCAATGGAAGTGATCCAACGGATAGAGAAATCAGCAGCATGATGGAGCAGATAGGACATCGTGGTCCTAATCAATCCGGCATCCAGATTATGGATAGAGCAGCATTAGGCTTTAACAGGCTTTCTATTGTTGATATTGAAGATGGAGCCCAGCCAATGACCAATGAAAATGGGCAGGTTTGGCTTGTATTTAATGGAGAAATATACAATTATAAAGAGCTGAAGCAACAGTTGCAAAGCAAAGGCCATCAGTTTCGAAATCGTACTGATTCAGAGATCATCGTTCATCTCTATGAGGAATATGGAATAGATTGCTTGCATCATTTGAGAGGCATGTTCAGCTTTGCGATTTGGGATAGAAGGGAACAGCGCTTGTTTGCGGCGAGGGATCATTTTGGAATAAAGCCGTTCTATTATTCGCAGGAGGAGCATCAGTTTCTTTTTTCATCAGAGTTAAAGGGGCTTCTGGCTGTAAGCGGACAAGCGCCGCATGTGGATTATGCCAGCATGATGCACTATTTGACCTTTCAGTACGTACCGCAGCCGCAGACGATGTTTATAGGAGTCCACAAGCTGGAGCCGGGGCATTTTATGCTGGTTGATCGGGAAGGCAGGATAACCAAGCGGCGTTATTGGGAGCCTGTTTTTGAACCGGAGCAGCGGCCGATAGGCACATTTATTGAGGAAATTAAAGCCGTGCTTCACGATTCGGTGAAGCTGCATCGCCAGGGTGATGTGCCGCTTGGCAGTTTTTTATCAGGCGGAATCGACTCGTCGGTGATTGCAGCGTTATCCATGCAGGAGCAGCTAACGAAAACCTTCTCGGTAGGCTTTGCAGGAGAGCGAAATGAAAATGAATATGCCCGGACAGCGGCTAACGTAATTGGCTCAAAGCATTATGAGGAGGTAATAACGCCGGAGCAATTTTTCGCAAATACGCAAAAAGCAGTATGGCATATGGACGAGCCGGTTGCCGACCCGTCAGCTATTGCATTATACAGCCTATCTCAGCTGGCAGGAAAGCAGGTAACGGTCGTCATGTCGGGAGAGGGAGCAGATGAGCTGTTTGGCGGTTATAGAATCTATGGCGAGCCGCGCTCGTTGAGGCCTGTCTCATGGCTGCCAAACGGTATGAAGTCGCGGCTGCATCGAATGGTGGAGCGGGTTCCGCTCGCTTTTCGCGGTAAAAACTATTTGCTTCGTGGTTTCTCGCCGATTGAGCAGCGTTTTTATGGAAATGCCAAGCTGTTTAATGAAAAAGATAAACAACAAATTACCCAGCTTAATCCAGAGCGTTTTGAGGCGATGCAGCCTTCGGCTTCACTGACAAGCGATGTTTATTATAATAGCCGCCATTTAGATGATGTGACTCGTATGCAGCTGATTGATGTGAACTTCTGGCTGCCGGGTGATATTTTGATGAAGGCGGATAAAATGAGCATGGCGCATTCGCTGGAGCTGCGTGTTCCTTTTCTCGATAAAGAGGTATTTGAGGTGGCCCGCAAAATTCCAGCCGAATATAAGCTGGCAAACGGAACGACCAAGTACGTGTTGAGAGAAGCGATGCGTGGCATTCTTCCTGAACCGCTATTACAGCGGCCTAAGCTTGGATTTCCGATCCCGCTTCGGAAGTGGCTGCATGGAAAGATCGGGGATCAAATGCTCGAGCAAATTAGCCTTGTACCGCAATGGTTTAATGTCCATGCTGCCCGTCTAATGCTAATGCAGCACCGCGAGGGTAAGGGGGATTACTCGCGGAAGCTGTGGGCGCTTTATATATTCGCGGTATGGCATTCCACCTTTATTGGTCCGTATTCCTTTGGACAAGCGCGCACGCAGCAGCTGCAAAAGAGCACGAATCGACTGCTTGCAAAGGGCATAAAAATATAA
- a CDS encoding DUF951 domain-containing protein, whose product MERKQFELGDVVQMKKQHPCGSNEMEIIRMGMDIRIKCVGCKHSVLIPRAKFEKNMKKVLRSTTSADGGQAPIQSETD is encoded by the coding sequence ATGGAGCGTAAGCAATTTGAGCTTGGTGATGTCGTCCAGATGAAAAAGCAGCATCCTTGCGGTTCGAATGAGATGGAAATTATTCGAATGGGCATGGATATTCGTATTAAATGCGTAGGCTGTAAGCACAGTGTATTAATACCTCGGGCGAAGTTTGAGAAAAATATGAAAAAAGTGCTTCGTTCCACCACTTCTGCTGATGGAGGGCAAGCGCCGATCCAGTCTGAAACGGACTGA